A stretch of DNA from Lusitaniella coriacea LEGE 07157:
AGTCCATTGCTAGACTCAGAGGTAACAGGGGAGGGTAAAGGAGGTAGAAGCATCAATGTTTGAACCAGAAAATCTAGCCTCAAACTCTACCAGATTCTGGCTCTCGTGAAAATGAAATAGCCCTGATTTTTAATAGATTCCAAGCGAAATCTCCGAACAAGAGAATCTTCGATGGATTTCCTCCAGTAAAGAATGCAACAGCTAACAGCATGAAGAACTCGACCTCGTACTTTTTTCGCATTGAGTTTATCGAGCAGTTTCAAAGCCAATTTACCAAATTGATAACCGCGATCGATTTCCCCCATTGTCCCGCACAAAATAATGCCATAAATTGCGTAGGGGAAAATTGCCAAATCGGAATTCCCATGCTCATTGCATAGTTTTAGCATGGTTAAAATAATCGGCAGCATCATATCGGGTTTAGCAATTGCCGCAGGGGAGATAATTGCCGATAAAATGTGCATGGATGCAATTTTGTAGGGATCGGTCATTGCTGGAAGGTTAAGCAGTGCGTCAAGATTTAATCCTTCTGGTGGTTGTTCTTCAAGATCGATCTCCAACATTTTTAGCACTCGCAATCCTAATTTGATCGCTTCATTCATCTGGTTTTGGGCGATGCGAGATCGAATTTCCAGGGTATAAAAATTGGCTTTTTCAAGTAATGTTTTAGCTTGATTGAGTGCCTGTTTTGAGAGGTCGCGCGATCGCGCGAAATTTGCATTTAAATATTCTGCTTCTACCACAGCTAAATAAATTTTAATTGTTAGATCGTAATTTTCAGTCCAACAATCTTTAGGTAACAATCTCATTGCCATCGATAAATAGCGAGCAGCCGCAGAATAAGCCGTGGAATATTTTGCTTTCTTCCCCGCACGTAAATTCAAGACAGCGAGTTGACTTCGTTCCGCTTTTGATTCGATCGATTCAACACCAATATTTAACTGATTGACAATATCAAAAATCTTTTCCTCTCGTTCGGCTTCAGGCGTATTATTGAGCAAAAGTCTTCCAATTTTCAAATGTGTTGATTTTTTCTCAGCATCCGGAATCAAGAAATAAGCCGCTTGCTGGACGCGATCGTGTAAGAATTTATAAGTTGGGAGTTGGGAATGCTCAATTAAAAAAGGCTCGGATGATTCAGCACTGTCCTCATTTTGATAGAACTTATACACCTCACTTTGAGGCAAGATCAAGCCTCCCTCTAAAGCACTCCATAATGCAGTTGCCGTTTCTGGTTGAGATTTTCCCCCAACAATTGCTAGCGTTTCCAAGTCGAATGTGTTGCCGATACAAGCCGCAAATTTTAAAATATCCTGCGTGGAATTCGGCAGTTTTTGCAGTTGCAATGCCATGAATTCAACAATATCGTCTGTTAAAGCTAGCGACCGAATTTGAGCGATATCGCATTTCCAGCCTCCTGTCTCTTTTACCGACAAAGGAGGCTCAAAGACAATCAAGCCATCGCGATGTAAGGACTTGAGAAATTGCGTTACAAAGAAAGGATTGCCTTGAGTTTTTTGATAGACTAATTCTGTTAAGGGGATTGCTCGTTCGAGAGAACAACTTAGGGTATCAGAAATGAGGTGATTTAGACCGGGCTGGCTCAAAGGAGTTAAGTTTATCGTGTTAATCGTTCTTTCATTTTTCGCTATTTCTTCTAATGTCAATATGAGAGGATGAGCCGGATAAACTTCGTTGTCTCGATAGGCTCCAATGAACAGTAAATGATTTGTATCGGACTCGCTCATTAACAATTGCATTAATTTCAAAGAAGCTAAATCCGCCCATTGCAAGTCATCAAGGAAAATAACGAGGGGATGTTCTTTCTGCGCGATCGCGCGAATAAATTTCCCAAACAGTAAATTGAAGCGGTTTTGTGCCGCCGTTCCCTCCAATTCCGGGACTTCTGGTTGCTCGCCTATAAGTAATTCCAACTCTGGAATTACCTCAATAATCACCCGACTGCTATCGCCCAATGCCTGCAAAATATCAGCTCTCCATCGCTCGACTTCTGCCGTACTTTCGCTCAGTAATTGTTGAATTAAATTCTGAAAGGCTTGCACCCACGCAGAGAAGGGAATATCGCGTTTGAATTGGTCGAATTTCCCTTTAATGAAATACCCCCGTTGCTGAATAATGGGTTTATGAACTTCATTAATTACAGCCGTTTTTCCCACGCCAGAGTAGCCAGCGACTAAGACTAATTCGCTACGGGGAGAGGTTGGGGAAGAGTGGGAGACGGGGGGACTGGGAGACGGGGTGAGGGGTTGCTCGCTTAATTCTGAACTGTCCTGAGAAATTCGTTCAAATGCTGCTAATAATTGCGCGACTTCCGCTTCTCTTCCATAGAGTTTATCGGAAATGAAAAAACGATCGCAGATATCCTGTTGCGCTAATTCAAAGACTTCGATTTTCCCAGTTTCTTGCCACTGTTTCAAACAGATTTCCAGGTCATATTTTAATCCTAATGCACTTTGATAGCGATCTTCGGCATTTTTTGCCATCAGCTTGAAAATAATCGCAGAAAGAGCTTCTGAATAAGGATTTTCTAAGTCATAAAGGAAGGTTTGGAGAGTTAGAGGAGTTTGGGCAATGTGACAGTGAATTAACTCCATCGGGTCGCTACTTTCAAAGGGAAGGCATCCTGCTAGGAGTTCGTAGAAAGTGACACCCAGAGAATAAAAATCAGTGCGATAATCAATTCCCCGATTCATGCGTCCGGTTTGTTCGGGGGAAATATAAGCAAGGGTTCCTTCGAGAACCCTGGGATTTTGGATTTGTTGGGTTTCTTTGGGGAGGAGAGAGGAGATGGAGAAATCAATCAGTTTAACTTGCTTTGTTTTGGGATTAATCAGAATGTTTGCGGGTTTGATGTCCTTGTGGATGACCCGGTTTTGATAGAGTCCGTGTAATATCTCTGCGAGTTGTATGCCAATGTTGAGGAATTCTGCGATGGAGAATTGTCCGCTTATTCTATTATCGGGTGCAAGCATTGCGCCCTTACTGCCTGTTTGAGGTGATTCTGATAGTTGAAACTCTCCTCTCCCACTCTCGGTTTTTATCTCTGTCCATCGATTCAGGGACACCGCCAGTTCGTCGGGCATCACCAACATATAACCGTTACCGTAGGGTTTTAGGGCGAGGGGTTTAACAATTCCGGGAAGATCGAGGTTTTTCGCGATCGCGTACTGATTGCGAAATTGTAGCAGTTCGCCGAAGGTGGGATATTCCGCTTTGAGGATTTTGAGAATAACCGGATGTCCTTCTGACTCCGTAACGCCTCGATAAACCAGCGTGCGTTCGCCGGAATAGAGTTGTTCAATAACGCGATAGCCGGGAATTGCAACCATATTGCGAGTTTAAAGTGCAAGATTGTAGGGGCGGGTTTCTTGAATATGTCATGAATTCCAAGCAATAATCATGGCTTAAAACCCGCCCAATCTAAGCTCTGAAATTCCCTCACTCAAAATGAGGATAGACCTCTGTTTCAAACAATTGTTCGATCTGAGGATTCTTTTTGGCCTTCACCAAAGGATCGTAGTCCTGACGCACGTTAATATTATAGGCTGCGGTGCGGGGCGCGATCGCGGGCAACCAGGTGGAGTGGGTCGTAAACCCGAAATCAAAGGAAGGATGACTTAATTTGCACAGGGGACCTTGCGCGAGATTTTCGCCGTCAAAAATCCACAGTTCGTTGTGATTCGGCGAGAAAACCGTACAAGAAATATAGCCTTTCGTTGAATCGTCCTCCGCCGTTCCACAGGGAATAAATTGAATCGAATTGACCATAAACTCGTCCGGGAACTGAAAGCGATCGCGGATTTCAATAGAATCTTCCGCAGTATAAACCCGAAAGACGCAGGGTTGAACGCCTTCCTCGCCGTACAGCAACAAATCCTCCGGAGAAACAGTGCGGTAGGGATAGTCCTTCGTTAAATCCCACAGAAAATGAGTGAGGGACTCTTCCCACAGTCCCAAAGAAGTCCAATAAATATTATCCAACTTAGCAGGCATCATCCCCGTTTGCGGGTCAGTTCGGTAGGCAAAAAACGAAATTCCCCAAGTGCAGGTGAAATCCTTAATTACATCCTGTTTGAGAATCTCTCCTGTTTCCCCATCCAGGACGTAGCGTCCCACATAACTAATATCCATTTCCTCGCTAATCATCCCGCGAACGCGAGGGGGAACGAGTTGAGAGGGGTTGCTCGCGAATGTATCGTAAGTGTGTACCCATTCCGACCCTTCCCAAGCGCAAACATGACCGATGTGGAGGACGATTTGATTGTCGGGATTTTCGTAATTTTCTAAAAAGTGGATGGCTTCGCGGGGAATGACCACCTTACGGGCTTTCACCTTCACTTCTGACCCCCCTCGCGCGGGATACTGACCGTTTTTCAGGTCGGAACGACGAACGATGTAGAGGATCGTGTCGGGGAGTTGTGGGGAGGTGATTAGGGCGCGTAGGAGCCTTTCTGCGCCGGGATTGTTGGGGAGGGGGTTGTTGAGAAGTTGTCCGATGCCAAATTGAAACGCGGTATCCATGAAAAGGATATAGTTTTCTGTGACCCCAATTTGGTGCATAGTTTGCAGAATCGTCAGGGGGGAACCGTCTTCTTTGACAATCGTCCAGCGTTCCACATCTCCTTTACCATCCCAACGAATCAGGTAGACAATATCTTTCATATCGGCAATGCGTTCGGCAATCCAACTAATGGGGGTGAGGATCAGTTGCCATAACCATTGTAAAAATTGACTGCAAAATCCTTTGCGCGCGCGATCGCGTTCGATAAAATTGGCAGTATTGTTGCACGCGCGATCCAAAAATGAGGGTAAACCGAACAATTCAAAGGGACAAGGAAGGGTTTTGAGAATCGTTTTTAAGGACTTGCCATAATTCACCGTAAACGCAGCAGGACTCGGTTGATTATTCTCATCTTTTGCCCGAATGTCGAAGTAGGGATGTGCCGAACTCATCACCGGTTTAAACACGAACTTGAAGGGGGTTTGTGCTTCTGGTCGCCATTCTTTATTCGACCCCAACGGCGTTATCGTTGCCAGGGAAACCGGATCGATTTCATAAGGACGACCGCCATCCCAACACACTAGCAGGCGATTGTTCTCT
This window harbors:
- a CDS encoding serine/threonine-protein kinase; its protein translation is MVAIPGYRVIEQLYSGERTLVYRGVTESEGHPVILKILKAEYPTFGELLQFRNQYAIAKNLDLPGIVKPLALKPYGNGYMLVMPDELAVSLNRWTEIKTESGRGEFQLSESPQTGSKGAMLAPDNRISGQFSIAEFLNIGIQLAEILHGLYQNRVIHKDIKPANILINPKTKQVKLIDFSISSLLPKETQQIQNPRVLEGTLAYISPEQTGRMNRGIDYRTDFYSLGVTFYELLAGCLPFESSDPMELIHCHIAQTPLTLQTFLYDLENPYSEALSAIIFKLMAKNAEDRYQSALGLKYDLEICLKQWQETGKIEVFELAQQDICDRFFISDKLYGREAEVAQLLAAFERISQDSSELSEQPLTPSPSPPVSHSSPTSPRSELVLVAGYSGVGKTAVINEVHKPIIQQRGYFIKGKFDQFKRDIPFSAWVQAFQNLIQQLLSESTAEVERWRADILQALGDSSRVIIEVIPELELLIGEQPEVPELEGTAAQNRFNLLFGKFIRAIAQKEHPLVIFLDDLQWADLASLKLMQLLMSESDTNHLLFIGAYRDNEVYPAHPLILTLEEIAKNERTINTINLTPLSQPGLNHLISDTLSCSLERAIPLTELVYQKTQGNPFFVTQFLKSLHRDGLIVFEPPLSVKETGGWKCDIAQIRSLALTDDIVEFMALQLQKLPNSTQDILKFAACIGNTFDLETLAIVGGKSQPETATALWSALEGGLILPQSEVYKFYQNEDSAESSEPFLIEHSQLPTYKFLHDRVQQAAYFLIPDAEKKSTHLKIGRLLLNNTPEAEREEKIFDIVNQLNIGVESIESKAERSQLAVLNLRAGKKAKYSTAYSAAARYLSMAMRLLPKDCWTENYDLTIKIYLAVVEAEYLNANFARSRDLSKQALNQAKTLLEKANFYTLEIRSRIAQNQMNEAIKLGLRVLKMLEIDLEEQPPEGLNLDALLNLPAMTDPYKIASMHILSAIISPAAIAKPDMMLPIILTMLKLCNEHGNSDLAIFPYAIYGIILCGTMGEIDRGYQFGKLALKLLDKLNAKKVRGRVLHAVSCCILYWRKSIEDSLVRRFRLESIKNQGYFIFTRARIW
- a CDS encoding carotenoid oxygenase family protein, which gives rise to MSILTGVAMTIAPAQQTLSSGSPSIPESVLTAKRTELDNLELKLIWGELPQDLNGHVFITAPVGSVTSDGLPYPDGTPITNGGGMVYRFDFDKPGKVFASAKLVKPPCYYADDATQPGTQYEKYKFNNFGMGRFSWSLGLKNELNTAFLPMRFAGEENNRLLVCWDGGRPYEIDPVSLATITPLGSNKEWRPEAQTPFKFVFKPVMSSAHPYFDIRAKDENNQPSPAAFTVNYGKSLKTILKTLPCPFELFGLPSFLDRACNNTANFIERDRARKGFCSQFLQWLWQLILTPISWIAERIADMKDIVYLIRWDGKGDVERWTIVKEDGSPLTILQTMHQIGVTENYILFMDTAFQFGIGQLLNNPLPNNPGAERLLRALITSPQLPDTILYIVRRSDLKNGQYPARGGSEVKVKARKVVIPREAIHFLENYENPDNQIVLHIGHVCAWEGSEWVHTYDTFASNPSQLVPPRVRGMISEEMDISYVGRYVLDGETGEILKQDVIKDFTCTWGISFFAYRTDPQTGMMPAKLDNIYWTSLGLWEESLTHFLWDLTKDYPYRTVSPEDLLLYGEEGVQPCVFRVYTAEDSIEIRDRFQFPDEFMVNSIQFIPCGTAEDDSTKGYISCTVFSPNHNELWIFDGENLAQGPLCKLSHPSFDFGFTTHSTWLPAIAPRTAAYNINVRQDYDPLVKAKKNPQIEQLFETEVYPHFE